From the Desulfobacterales bacterium genome, one window contains:
- a CDS encoding PAS domain S-box protein — MKSHLTKEQLEQQISELTSSIETIRRSEYRYQKLVQDTTSIIIESDPDRTITLVNHSAQEVLGYSEDKILGKKLSEIIPRLPDYTELTGMDIDHSDRFITNENKFIRKDGKTYWIELKHKAVRNDEGTITGFLTVGNDITQRRQAQDRLNVSEKWLSDIINFLPDATFVIDNTGKVVIWNNAMKKMTGVNAEDILGKGNYEYSLPFYGKRRPILIDQIFKSDPNLKMAYPINQKKDHTIIAETPVSLSNGRSLYLWGMAGPIYDDQGNIVGAIESLRDMTSQRETEFAIRDSEQRYRSLVDTMTDGLIVRDKTGLITFVNDRLCQIWGASRDDIINNLMSNFLDDENRPIFMDQMAKREQGIYEPYEITWTRPDGQKVATILSPTSLFDHEGNFTGSFAIVTDISKRKLAEQALAKQALELARSNAELEQFAYVASHDLQEPLRKIQAFGERLKTKCGDNLSDQGLDYLIRIQNASKRMQNLIIDLLNFSRVSTRALPYTPVNLNQTLTQTLTNLAILIEETHGRVEAGDLPEIEADRTQMGQLLQNLIGNGLKFHREGVPPVVKISGQIISDREEKISEKFFAGKVCQLCIEDNGIGFDEKYADRIFGVFQRLHSRDMFKGTGIGLSICKKIVDRHSGSIKAKSVPGKGSTFIVTLPVKQVTTQF, encoded by the coding sequence ATGAAATCTCATTTAACAAAAGAACAACTGGAACAGCAAATCAGTGAATTAACCAGCTCCATAGAAACAATACGCAGAAGTGAATACAGATACCAGAAACTGGTTCAGGATACCACCAGTATCATCATAGAATCTGATCCGGATAGAACCATCACCCTGGTCAATCATTCGGCCCAGGAGGTTCTGGGATATTCGGAAGATAAAATCCTCGGGAAAAAGCTGTCTGAGATCATCCCCCGGTTACCGGATTATACGGAATTAACCGGTATGGACATTGACCATTCTGACAGATTCATCACGAATGAAAACAAATTTATACGAAAAGATGGAAAAACTTACTGGATCGAATTAAAGCATAAGGCGGTTCGAAACGATGAGGGAACCATTACCGGTTTTCTCACAGTCGGCAATGATATCACCCAGCGCAGACAGGCGCAGGATCGGCTTAACGTATCTGAAAAATGGCTCTCCGACATCATCAATTTTTTGCCGGACGCCACGTTTGTCATCGACAATACGGGCAAAGTGGTCATCTGGAACAATGCCATGAAAAAAATGACCGGGGTTAATGCCGAAGATATTCTGGGTAAGGGAAATTACGAGTACAGCCTGCCCTTTTACGGTAAAAGAAGACCGATTCTGATCGATCAGATTTTTAAATCCGATCCGAATCTGAAAATGGCCTATCCCATCAACCAAAAAAAAGATCATACGATCATAGCCGAAACCCCGGTGTCGTTATCAAACGGCAGGTCCCTGTATTTATGGGGAATGGCAGGTCCAATATACGATGATCAGGGCAATATTGTCGGTGCCATCGAATCGCTTCGCGATATGACCAGCCAGCGCGAGACGGAATTCGCCATACGCGACAGCGAACAAAGATACCGCAGTCTGGTGGATACCATGACCGACGGTTTGATCGTGCGGGATAAAACCGGGTTAATTACCTTTGTCAATGACCGATTGTGTCAAATATGGGGAGCGTCCCGAGATGACATCATCAATAATTTAATGTCCAACTTTCTGGATGATGAAAACCGCCCCATTTTTATGGATCAAATGGCCAAACGGGAACAGGGAATTTATGAGCCTTACGAAATTACCTGGACCCGGCCGGATGGTCAAAAAGTAGCCACCATTTTATCACCGACATCGCTATTTGATCACGAGGGGAACTTTACAGGCAGTTTTGCCATTGTCACCGATATCTCGAAGCGCAAACTGGCTGAACAGGCGCTGGCAAAACAGGCTTTGGAACTGGCACGGTCCAATGCCGAACTGGAACAGTTCGCCTATGTTGCCTCTCACGATCTGCAGGAACCGCTTCGTAAAATCCAGGCGTTTGGTGAACGTCTCAAGACTAAATGCGGTGACAACCTCAGTGACCAGGGGCTGGATTATCTGATCCGTATTCAGAACGCCTCCAAACGGATGCAGAATTTAATTATTGATCTGCTGAATTTTTCCAGAGTTTCAACTCGTGCCCTTCCCTATACCCCGGTCAATTTAAATCAAACACTGACCCAAACGTTAACCAATCTGGCAATCCTGATAGAAGAGACCCACGGACGAGTTGAAGCAGGCGATCTGCCTGAAATTGAAGCCGATCGGACGCAGATGGGCCAACTACTGCAGAACCTGATCGGAAACGGGTTGAAGTTTCACAGGGAGGGGGTTCCACCGGTGGTTAAGATCAGCGGACAGATCATATCCGATCGGGAGGAGAAAATTTCCGAAAAATTTTTCGCAGGAAAAGTCTGTCAACTTTGTATCGAAGATAATGGCATCGGATTTGATGAAAAATATGCCGATCGGATTTTCGGGGTGTTTCAGCGACTCCACAGTCGTGATATGTTCAAGGGAACCGGCATCGGACTGTCCATCTGTAAAAAAATAGTGGACCGCCACAGCGGGAGCATAAAAGCAAAAAGCGTGCCCGGGAAAGGTTCGACGTTTATCGTCACATTGCCGGTCAAACAGGTTACCACGCAGTTTTGA
- a CDS encoding DUF4197 domain-containing protein — translation MTTTRKFKPIIFCVIMIFAVHLSPAYGGVGSFFDSIKKQVIGTRALPESDIINGLKEALSLGTSNAVSTVSQADGFFKNPDIKIPLPDTINSISPLIKSAGFGSYIDEFELSMNRAAEEAAPEAGALFMDAIQKMTFTDAKKILDGPDTAATDYFKDKTSEPLAKIFKPIINKSMSATGATRAYQDLNSKIQTIPFAESQVLDIDQYATDRAIDGLFHMISLEEQKIRLDPAARTTDLLKKVFNK, via the coding sequence ATGACAACAACTCGTAAATTCAAACCCATTATTTTTTGTGTCATAATGATCTTTGCTGTTCACTTATCCCCGGCGTACGGCGGGGTGGGCAGCTTTTTTGACAGCATCAAAAAGCAGGTCATCGGAACCCGGGCGCTTCCGGAAAGTGATATCATTAACGGTTTGAAGGAAGCACTCAGCCTTGGCACCTCCAACGCGGTCAGCACAGTTTCGCAGGCTGATGGTTTTTTTAAAAATCCCGACATCAAAATTCCCCTGCCGGATACGATCAATAGCATATCGCCTCTCATCAAAAGCGCCGGCTTCGGTTCATATATTGACGAGTTTGAACTGAGTATGAACCGTGCGGCCGAAGAAGCGGCTCCTGAAGCGGGTGCATTATTTATGGACGCCATACAGAAAATGACATTTACAGATGCAAAAAAGATTTTGGACGGCCCGGATACAGCCGCTACCGATTATTTTAAGGACAAAACCTCTGAACCGCTGGCCAAAATCTTCAAACCCATCATAAACAAGTCCATGTCGGCGACAGGAGCCACACGCGCCTATCAGGATCTGAATTCCAAAATACAAACCATACCCTTTGCCGAATCCCAGGTCCTCGATATTGACCAGTATGCCACGGACCGGGCCATCGACGGTCTCTTTCACATGATATCTTTAGAAGAGCAGAAAATTCGTCTCGATCCGGCCGCCCGAACGACCGACCTGCTAAAAAAAGTATTTAATAAATAG
- a CDS encoding CBS domain-containing protein, translating into MDFKWLENGIDISNRIRPLSKSSRVSAISVRPEPDKNPSSKQSISPVQSYQTRYDRIPERKPAITANQIMSSPVVTLTAETSLDSAWQLICDRRFRHLPVVDRQDKLIGIISDRDILRQTAQICRHQAYGSDHRDPVHITIQTIMKSQVLTAGPQTEIRKIARILFEERIGSMPIINAHDSLAGIITRSDILRTLICQAPIELWI; encoded by the coding sequence ATGGATTTCAAATGGCTTGAAAACGGAATTGATATTTCAAACCGGATTCGGCCGCTTTCAAAATCCTCACGGGTATCGGCCATTTCCGTTCGACCTGAACCGGACAAAAACCCATCATCAAAGCAGTCGATATCACCCGTGCAATCCTATCAAACCCGATATGACAGGATCCCGGAACGAAAGCCGGCGATTACAGCAAATCAGATCATGTCTTCTCCTGTCGTTACGCTGACCGCGGAGACGAGTCTGGATAGCGCATGGCAGCTCATATGCGACCGCCGGTTCCGCCACCTGCCGGTTGTTGACAGACAAGACAAGCTTATCGGGATCATCTCCGATCGTGATATACTCAGGCAAACCGCGCAAATCTGCAGGCATCAGGCATACGGATCGGATCATCGGGATCCGGTTCACATAACCATTCAAACCATCATGAAATCGCAGGTACTGACCGCAGGGCCTCAAACGGAAATTCGCAAAATCGCCAGAATTTTATTTGAAGAACGAATCGGTTCCATGCCGATTATCAACGCCCATGACAGCCTGGCTGGCATTATCACTCGCAGCGATATCCTTCGAACGTTGATCTGCCAGGCGCCTATCGAACTCTGGATCTGA
- a CDS encoding cyclic nucleotide-binding domain-containing protein translates to MITREDFSSLDIFNGFNDDKLNRVLRCAQEFEFKSKEIIIEESSISYDLYLICKGRVSIELDVMLSQGVQREQMVILRAGDIFGEIGFLEKKRRSAYVIAIDDIRALKLDEKQLKDLFGKQYDIGYLFMRNLAVISAQRLIKTNFRWRNDIRMIHPCQKC, encoded by the coding sequence ATGATTACCCGAGAAGATTTTTCAAGCCTTGATATTTTTAATGGTTTTAATGATGATAAATTGAACCGGGTGCTCCGGTGTGCTCAGGAATTTGAGTTCAAAAGCAAAGAAATCATCATCGAGGAGTCAAGCATCAGTTATGATTTATATCTGATTTGCAAAGGCCGGGTCAGTATTGAGCTCGATGTGATGCTGTCTCAGGGTGTTCAAAGAGAGCAGATGGTGATCCTGCGAGCAGGTGATATATTCGGCGAGATCGGATTTCTGGAAAAAAAACGAAGATCCGCCTATGTTATTGCTATCGATGATATCCGTGCTTTGAAACTTGATGAGAAACAGCTCAAGGATCTGTTCGGGAAACAATATGATATCGGATATCTTTTTATGCGTAACCTGGCGGTCATTTCGGCACAACGGTTGATCAAGACGAATTTCAGGTGGCGCAATGATATTCGGATGATTCATCCATGTCAAAAATGTTAG
- a CDS encoding RluA family pseudouridine synthase: MQIISNKQFTMPILATGKGWLVVDKPYDMSVHNDPGNDLCSVIASYIGQNESLQRQLAYDCGYGVHAPHRLDKHTSGVILVACRCDVFRDISFQFEERRTRKRYIALLHGNLEPIGDDTTAREWKWPLSRQAGGRLNPQGDGLMLSCETRYRLLASSPHYCLAECVPVTGRSHQIRRHAKLAGHPVVGDRRYGSSRAIAFLKQHLGFDRLALHSMAITFQPPDTRQPVTVISPQIPEPMQALLNGDR; this comes from the coding sequence GTGCAGATTATCAGTAACAAACAGTTTACGATGCCGATTCTGGCAACGGGCAAAGGCTGGCTGGTTGTGGACAAGCCATATGATATGAGTGTTCATAATGATCCCGGAAATGACCTGTGTTCCGTCATCGCTTCATATATCGGGCAGAACGAATCCTTGCAACGCCAGTTGGCCTATGATTGCGGATATGGCGTTCATGCTCCGCACCGCCTCGATAAACACACCAGCGGCGTAATACTGGTGGCCTGTCGATGTGATGTATTCCGGGATATTTCATTTCAATTTGAAGAACGTCGAACCCGAAAACGCTATATTGCGCTGTTACATGGAAACCTGGAACCCATTGGAGATGATACCACCGCGCGTGAATGGAAATGGCCGTTATCCCGGCAGGCCGGGGGCAGGCTCAATCCTCAGGGGGACGGCCTGATGCTGTCATGCGAAACCCGTTACCGGCTGCTGGCCTCCAGCCCCCATTACTGTCTTGCGGAATGCGTCCCGGTAACCGGCAGAAGCCATCAAATACGCCGCCATGCCAAACTGGCCGGCCACCCGGTTGTCGGAGACAGGCGCTATGGATCATCCAGAGCGATAGCCTTTCTGAAACAACACCTCGGATTTGACCGGCTGGCGCTCCATTCCATGGCAATCACATTCCAGCCGCCTGATACACGGCAGCCGGTCACGGTCATATCACCTCAGATACCCGAGCCGATGCAGGCACTTCTCAACGGGGACCGTTGA
- a CDS encoding MarC family protein: MNDFWLCFVPIFIAVDPIGVIPMFLALTEGIPIHKVHRIIWQSVLTSVAVAIVFLAIGSSVLKILGIQIADFMIAGGILLFFFSMGDLYASEKAQRKFDPDTLGAVPLGVPLIAGPALLTTSIILMNEYGFIFTAVSIILNILLIGVIFWFAESINKILGDAGAKILSKIASLLLAAIAVMIVRKGIFYFIQSGVAAGLQSIDFRLCFTRHV; encoded by the coding sequence ATGAACGATTTCTGGCTCTGTTTTGTCCCGATATTTATCGCTGTGGACCCGATCGGAGTGATTCCCATGTTTCTGGCTCTGACGGAAGGCATTCCAATTCACAAAGTTCACCGTATCATATGGCAATCCGTGCTGACCTCCGTAGCAGTTGCCATTGTCTTTCTTGCCATCGGTTCATCAGTCCTCAAAATTCTTGGTATACAGATCGCCGATTTCATGATCGCTGGCGGAATTTTACTTTTCTTCTTTTCCATGGGTGATCTGTATGCCTCTGAAAAAGCACAGAGAAAATTCGATCCGGACACACTGGGAGCGGTTCCCCTCGGGGTACCCTTAATCGCCGGGCCGGCGTTGCTTACAACATCCATTATTCTGATGAATGAGTACGGATTTATTTTTACCGCTGTTTCCATTATCCTGAATATCCTTCTGATCGGCGTCATATTCTGGTTTGCAGAATCTATCAACAAAATCCTGGGAGACGCGGGAGCCAAAATCCTGTCAAAGATCGCCAGCCTTCTGCTGGCCGCCATTGCGGTGATGATTGTCCGAAAAGGGATTTTCTATTTTATTCAAAGCGGTGTAGCCGCCGGTCTCCAATCCATCGACTTCAGACTTTGCTTTACGCGGCATGTCTGA
- a CDS encoding ferritin family protein: MPEENALEILKSALLLERRGGLFYRKVAQISVTPAVKEFFELLSTEEFSHTLILNRQFSFWMENRRFSSDENTIKKHSTLASSILTQNVMDQIESAGFEAAAISAAISMEALSVSLYSHRSSTATDPEEKTLYQWLWQWEKTHLDFLYSLNRQLTEKIWFDNHFWPF; the protein is encoded by the coding sequence ATGCCCGAAGAAAACGCTCTGGAAATATTAAAAAGCGCCCTGCTTCTGGAACGACGGGGGGGGTTGTTTTATCGTAAAGTGGCTCAAATTTCTGTCACACCCGCAGTTAAAGAGTTTTTTGAACTGCTGTCCACGGAAGAATTCAGCCATACACTCATTCTGAACCGGCAGTTTTCATTCTGGATGGAAAACCGCAGGTTTTCGTCAGATGAAAATACCATCAAAAAGCACTCAACACTGGCGTCTTCAATTCTAACCCAAAACGTCATGGATCAGATTGAATCAGCTGGATTTGAAGCGGCGGCAATTTCAGCCGCCATATCAATGGAAGCCCTCTCAGTCAGTCTTTATTCGCATCGGTCTTCGACGGCAACCGATCCGGAGGAAAAAACTCTGTATCAGTGGCTTTGGCAGTGGGAAAAAACCCATCTGGATTTTCTTTACTCCCTCAACCGGCAACTGACGGAAAAAATCTGGTTTGACAATCACTTCTGGCCGTTCTGA
- a CDS encoding pyridoxal phosphate-dependent aminotransferase has protein sequence MNTTNDTPAVTSPVISRRVSQISMSATKEMPILAARVGGCVSLGQGIPSFSTPAYILEAVCRALKENPDIGKYTLQTGLPELRRAVSDHLKIEKHIDTDPEHEVLITVGAMEALLAAILTVVDRGDEVILPSPAYASHIEQVLLAEGKPVFAPLRKENWGLDIDVIKRAVTPRTRALILCNPGNPTGAVFSDEDVVALCRLAAEKNFVIISDETYDYLTYDGNIPLSPASLAEYKDRIITISSFSKKYALTGWRIGWVTASRPLMSQIMKVHDCTAICAPTPSQYAALAALCGPQDYVEYMQNVLKGRRDLCCSRIDALNGAFDYVRPGGAFYIMARYCFTDESSRDVAIRLVNEARVITVPGASFGPGGDGHLRLSFGSSEDVINESFDRIAIWLKKKNL, from the coding sequence ATGAATACGACCAACGATACACCCGCTGTGACATCACCGGTGATCAGCCGCAGGGTAAGTCAAATTTCCATGTCCGCGACCAAGGAAATGCCCATCCTCGCAGCCAGGGTCGGGGGATGTGTGTCCCTGGGCCAGGGCATACCTTCTTTTTCCACGCCTGCCTATATTCTTGAGGCTGTCTGCAGGGCCTTGAAAGAAAATCCGGACATTGGCAAATATACGCTTCAGACCGGTCTGCCTGAACTTCGCCGCGCGGTATCCGATCACCTGAAAATAGAAAAACATATCGATACCGATCCCGAACATGAGGTACTGATTACCGTCGGAGCCATGGAAGCCCTTCTGGCGGCCATTCTGACCGTAGTTGATCGCGGTGACGAGGTGATACTGCCCTCCCCTGCCTATGCCTCCCATATCGAGCAGGTGCTTCTGGCCGAGGGAAAGCCCGTGTTTGCCCCCCTCCGAAAAGAAAACTGGGGACTGGATATCGATGTCATCAAACGTGCCGTAACACCCCGGACCCGGGCGCTGATCCTCTGCAATCCGGGAAACCCGACCGGCGCAGTCTTTTCCGATGAAGATGTCGTTGCCCTGTGCCGGCTGGCCGCCGAGAAAAATTTTGTCATCATTTCGGATGAAACCTATGACTATCTGACCTATGACGGCAATATTCCCCTGAGCCCGGCAAGCCTTGCCGAATATAAAGACCGGATCATCACCATTTCCTCATTTTCCAAGAAATACGCCCTGACGGGCTGGCGAATCGGATGGGTAACGGCATCCCGGCCCCTGATGAGTCAGATCATGAAAGTCCACGACTGCACCGCCATATGCGCGCCGACCCCGTCTCAGTACGCGGCGCTCGCCGCATTGTGCGGGCCTCAGGATTATGTGGAATATATGCAAAACGTATTGAAAGGCAGACGGGATCTGTGCTGCAGCCGGATCGATGCGCTCAACGGGGCATTTGACTATGTCCGCCCAGGCGGCGCCTTCTATATCATGGCCCGCTACTGCTTTACCGATGAATCCTCCCGGGATGTCGCCATAAGACTGGTCAATGAAGCCAGGGTTATCACCGTACCCGGCGCCTCTTTCGGCCCCGGCGGAGACGGCCATCTCCGACTTTCTTTCGGAAGCAGCGAAGATGTCATCAACGAGTCGTTTGACCGAATTGCAATCTGGCTGAAAAAAAAGAACCTTTAA
- a CDS encoding FAD-linked oxidase C-terminal domain-containing protein, with product MYDYCPLSHEIFQRMIHELGPECVLIDTNSINPYDRDASELRYMPDVVVKPRAVHQIQKLMALANEYRFPVTPRGAGTGLAGGCLAVQGGVVLSLEHMNRIRKIDSANLVAEVEPGVLTQDLRDAARKKGLFYPPDPAGMDKSTIGGNAATNAGGPACAKYGTTKDYVLELEAVLPSGRRIRTGAKTRKGVVGYDMTHLLVGSEGTLGIITGLTLKLIPHPPAVTGLTAAFSDLDTAMRAVMEIMNHGHLPSAIEFLDKKCLKLVGDLLPFQVPGDQASLLIIETDGVREPIEHEISQIGQICEKIGATHLMPAPEEKDRERIWGVRRQVSLRIHDHSALYIAEDIVVPIGRIADLVNALPEFERRYNLYIYAFGHAGDGNIHLNITAENRDHMDRVEKGVRAILSLVLEMDGTISGEHGIGAGKMNYLPMELEPENIRLQVGIKKLFDPNLILNPGKLFRMDNGETETGTDA from the coding sequence ATGTACGATTATTGTCCCCTTTCCCATGAAATTTTCCAGCGCATGATCCATGAACTCGGACCCGAATGCGTATTAATCGATACCAATTCCATAAATCCGTACGACAGGGATGCATCAGAACTCCGATACATGCCCGATGTGGTGGTGAAACCGCGAGCCGTCCACCAGATTCAAAAACTGATGGCGCTGGCCAATGAATACCGGTTTCCGGTCACGCCCAGAGGAGCCGGCACCGGACTGGCCGGAGGCTGTCTGGCCGTTCAAGGGGGTGTGGTGCTGTCTCTGGAACATATGAACCGGATTCGAAAAATTGACAGCGCCAATCTGGTAGCAGAAGTGGAACCCGGTGTCCTTACTCAGGACCTGAGAGATGCCGCCCGCAAAAAAGGTTTATTTTACCCCCCGGACCCCGCTGGTATGGACAAAAGCACCATCGGCGGAAATGCCGCAACCAACGCCGGAGGGCCGGCCTGTGCCAAATACGGCACCACAAAAGACTATGTTCTGGAACTGGAGGCCGTCCTTCCCAGCGGCAGGCGGATCCGAACCGGAGCCAAAACCCGCAAAGGGGTCGTCGGCTACGACATGACCCACCTGCTGGTCGGCTCGGAAGGCACGTTAGGAATCATTACCGGATTGACCCTGAAACTGATTCCACACCCCCCGGCGGTAACAGGGCTGACCGCCGCATTTTCTGATCTTGATACGGCAATGCGGGCGGTAATGGAAATCATGAATCACGGGCATCTGCCGTCGGCCATCGAGTTTCTGGATAAAAAATGCCTGAAGCTGGTGGGTGATCTGCTGCCATTTCAAGTGCCGGGAGATCAGGCCTCGCTGCTGATTATCGAAACCGACGGGGTCCGGGAGCCGATAGAACATGAAATTTCTCAAATCGGACAGATCTGCGAAAAAATCGGGGCCACCCATCTGATGCCGGCTCCTGAAGAAAAAGACCGGGAGCGTATCTGGGGGGTCAGAAGGCAGGTATCGCTCCGTATTCATGATCATTCGGCCCTGTATATCGCTGAAGACATTGTGGTTCCTATCGGCAGGATTGCCGATCTTGTCAACGCACTGCCCGAATTCGAACGCCGATACAATCTTTACATTTATGCCTTCGGCCATGCCGGTGACGGCAATATCCACTTGAATATTACGGCGGAAAACCGGGACCATATGGATCGGGTTGAAAAAGGCGTCAGGGCCATCCTGTCACTGGTGCTGGAGATGGACGGCACCATATCCGGAGAGCACGGCATCGGGGCAGGAAAAATGAATTATCTGCCAATGGAACTGGAACCGGAGAACATCCGGTTGCAGGTCGGCATCAAAAAGCTCTTTGACCCGAACCTGATCCTGAATCCGGGAAAATTATTCCGGATGGATAACGGTGAAACCGAGACAGGAACTGACGCATGA